A single Thiohalobacter thiocyanaticus DNA region contains:
- a CDS encoding site-2 protease family protein gives MISQLSLIQQLAVWVVPVLLAITVHEVSHGYVARAYGDTTAYMLGRLTLNPVKHIDPIGTVLVPAIMLLLPGSFVFGWAKPVPVSFNNLRNPMRDMAVVAAAGPLSNLTMAFLWALLARLSMGLLKQGHLFFEPLLLMAIAGIYINIILMVLNLLPLPPLDGGRVLAGLLPGRMAMKFSRIEPYGFMILIALLVTGLLGWILFPLISLVLFVVLPVSGFAPQGFWQIIQILIQ, from the coding sequence ATGATCTCGCAGTTGAGTCTGATCCAGCAGCTGGCGGTGTGGGTGGTGCCGGTGCTGCTCGCCATCACGGTGCATGAGGTCTCGCACGGCTATGTGGCCCGCGCCTACGGCGACACCACCGCCTACATGCTGGGGCGGCTGACCCTGAACCCGGTCAAGCACATCGATCCCATCGGCACCGTGCTGGTGCCGGCGATCATGCTGCTGCTGCCCGGCAGCTTCGTCTTCGGCTGGGCCAAGCCGGTGCCGGTCAGCTTCAACAACCTGCGTAATCCCATGCGCGACATGGCCGTGGTGGCCGCCGCCGGGCCGCTGTCGAACCTGACCATGGCCTTTCTCTGGGCGCTGCTGGCGCGGCTCAGCATGGGACTGCTCAAGCAGGGCCACCTGTTCTTCGAACCGCTGCTGCTGATGGCCATTGCCGGCATCTACATCAACATCATCCTGATGGTGCTCAACCTGCTGCCGCTGCCGCCCCTGGACGGCGGCCGGGTGCTGGCGGGGCTGCTGCCCGGCCGGATGGCCATGAAGTTCAGCCGCATCGAGCCCTACGGCTTCATGATCCTGATCGCGCTGCTGGTGACCGGGCTGCTGGGCTGGATCCTGTTTCCGCTGATCAGCCTGGTGCTGTTCGTGGTGCTGCCGGTGTCGGGTTTCGCTCCGCAGGGCTTCTGGCAGATAATACAAATACTCATTCAGTAG
- a CDS encoding tryptophan--tRNA ligase, translated as MRPTGQLHLGHYHGVLKNWIKLQHEYDCFFFVADWHALTTHYDEPQTISASVWDMVIDWLAAGVNPGAAKLFIQSRIPEHAELHLLLSMITPLGWLERVPTYKDQQEKLQEKDLSTYGFLGYPLLQSADILVYKATGVPVGEDQVAHVELTREVARRFNHLYGREPGFEDKAEAAVKKMGKKNAKLYNEHRRRYQEQGDAEALAVARALLEEQQNLSLGDRERLFGYLEGGGRIILPEPQALLTPAAKMPGLDGQKMSKSYNNTIGLREDPESITRKLRTMPTDPARVRRTDPGDPEKCPVWQLHQVYSDETTRDWVNQGCRSAGIGCLECKQPVIDKVLEELEPVRERAEEYAANPNLVRNIIEEGCDEARAVARETLQEVRSVIGLNYK; from the coding sequence ATGCGGCCGACCGGCCAGCTGCATCTGGGGCACTATCACGGGGTGCTGAAGAACTGGATCAAGCTGCAGCACGAGTACGACTGCTTCTTCTTCGTCGCCGACTGGCACGCCCTGACCACCCACTACGACGAGCCGCAGACCATCTCGGCCAGCGTCTGGGACATGGTCATCGACTGGCTGGCCGCCGGCGTCAACCCGGGGGCGGCCAAGCTGTTCATCCAGTCGCGTATTCCCGAACACGCCGAACTGCACCTGCTGTTGTCCATGATCACGCCGCTGGGTTGGCTGGAACGGGTGCCGACCTACAAGGACCAGCAGGAAAAGCTGCAGGAGAAGGATCTGTCCACCTACGGTTTCCTCGGCTACCCGCTGCTGCAGAGCGCCGACATCCTGGTCTACAAGGCCACCGGCGTGCCGGTGGGCGAGGACCAGGTCGCGCACGTCGAACTCACCCGCGAGGTGGCGCGCCGCTTCAACCATCTCTACGGCCGCGAGCCGGGGTTCGAGGACAAGGCCGAGGCCGCCGTCAAGAAGATGGGGAAGAAGAACGCCAAACTCTACAACGAGCATCGCCGGCGCTATCAGGAGCAGGGCGATGCCGAGGCCCTGGCCGTGGCGCGCGCCCTGCTGGAGGAGCAGCAGAACCTGTCGCTGGGCGACCGCGAGCGCCTGTTCGGCTACCTGGAGGGCGGCGGGCGCATCATCCTGCCCGAGCCGCAGGCCCTGCTCACCCCGGCCGCGAAGATGCCCGGCCTGGACGGCCAGAAGATGTCCAAGTCCTACAACAACACCATCGGCCTACGCGAGGACCCGGAGTCGATCACCCGCAAGCTGCGCACCATGCCCACCGACCCGGCCCGGGTGCGGCGCACCGATCCGGGCGATCCGGAGAAGTGTCCGGTCTGGCAGCTGCACCAGGTGTACTCGGACGAGACTACCCGCGACTGGGTGAATCAGGGTTGCCGCAGCGCCGGCATCGGCTGCCTGGAGTGCAAACAGCCGGTGATCGACAAGGTGCTGGAGGAATTGGAGCCGGTGCGCGAGCGGGCCGAGGAGTACGCCGCCAACCCCAACCTGGTGCGCAACATCATCGAGGAGGGCTGCGACGAGGCGCGTGCCGTGGCACGTGAGACTCTACAGGAAGTTCGCTCCGTAATTGGCTTGAATTATAAATAA
- a CDS encoding L-threonylcarbamoyladenylate synthase yields the protein MSQFFDIHPDNPQPRLVRRAVELLRAGEVIAYPTDSSYALGCLVGDKAAMERIRRIRRLEDKHNFTLVCRDLSEIAAYAKVDNTAFRLLKTYTPGPYTFIFKATHEVPRRLQHPKRKTIGIRVPDHRVTQALLDELGEPLMSSTLILPGESLPLNDPEEIRERLEHELGAVIAAGACSPEPTTVVDMTAEVPEVLRQGQGEIEALA from the coding sequence ATGAGCCAGTTCTTCGACATCCATCCCGACAATCCCCAGCCGCGCCTGGTGCGCCGCGCGGTGGAACTGCTGCGCGCCGGCGAGGTGATTGCCTATCCCACCGATTCGAGCTATGCCCTGGGCTGCCTGGTGGGTGACAAGGCGGCAATGGAACGCATCCGCCGCATCCGCCGTCTGGAAGACAAGCATAATTTCACCCTGGTCTGCCGCGACCTGTCCGAGATCGCCGCCTATGCCAAGGTGGACAACACCGCCTTCCGGCTGCTCAAGACCTATACGCCCGGACCCTACACCTTCATCTTCAAGGCCACCCACGAGGTGCCGCGGCGGCTGCAGCACCCCAAGCGCAAGACCATCGGCATCCGCGTGCCCGACCATCGGGTCACCCAGGCGCTGCTCGATGAACTGGGAGAACCCCTGATGAGCTCCACCCTCATCCTGCCGGGCGAAAGCCTGCCGCTGAACGATCCCGAGGAGATCCGCGAGCGGCTGGAGCACGAACTGGGTGCGGTGATCGCCGCCGGGGCCTGCAGCCCGGAACCGACCACGGTGGTGGACATGACCGCTGAGGTGCCCGAGGTGCTGCGTCAGGGCCAGGGCGAGATCGAGGCGCTGGCATGA